Proteins co-encoded in one Haladaptatus sp. ZSTT2 genomic window:
- a CDS encoding helix-turn-helix domain-containing protein: MKYLKFTLAPTERALHPLDETIGCHPHVTREALLHVDLLADGLQILLYRLRGDADSFTAMLAVHPDVRSYELVDVDGERFHIYIQVEADEVGGELISLVDDHALIIDGPLEFTAKGLRVTVVGTHDKLRDALASMPEAIDISIEQAGDYAPDRKDVLSPLTARQLEVFEAAVESGYYDVPRRATHKELAKNLDCAPSTVDEHLRKAEAHVVSGLLG; this comes from the coding sequence ATGAAATACCTCAAGTTTACCCTCGCACCGACCGAACGCGCGCTGCACCCACTCGATGAAACAATCGGATGTCACCCCCACGTCACCCGAGAAGCGCTCTTGCACGTCGATTTACTCGCAGATGGCCTGCAAATTCTCCTCTACCGCCTTCGCGGCGACGCAGACTCCTTCACGGCGATGCTCGCCGTTCACCCGGACGTACGCTCCTACGAACTGGTCGACGTAGACGGCGAGCGGTTCCACATCTACATCCAGGTCGAGGCCGACGAGGTCGGCGGTGAACTCATCTCACTCGTTGACGACCACGCTCTCATCATCGACGGCCCGCTCGAATTCACCGCGAAGGGCCTTCGCGTGACCGTGGTTGGAACCCACGACAAACTCAGGGACGCCCTCGCCTCGATGCCCGAAGCGATAGACATTTCCATCGAACAAGCGGGCGACTACGCACCCGACCGCAAAGACGTGCTGTCACCGCTCACGGCCCGGCAGCTCGAAGTGTTCGAGGCAGCCGTCGAGTCTGGCTACTACGACGTGCCACGCAGAGCAACGCACAAGGAACTCGCAAAGAACCTCGATTGTGCGCCGAGCACGGTCGATGAACACCTCCGCAAAGCCGAGGCACACGTCGTTTCCGGACTGCTCGGCTGA
- a CDS encoding ABC transporter ATP-binding protein: MSDTEQVAQSAASGPDLTEYPLEVEGLYKSFGGIQAVDGATFKVERGTMTGLIGPNGAGKSTTFNLIMGTHKPDGGTVQFNGHDITGHPAHEIANSGLVRTFQIARELADMTVLENMMLAPKHQKGEALWRSVVPFARNDVVMQEHELLDRAWGMLEFFEIDHLAEEYAGNLSGGQRKLLELARALLTDPDMLLLDEPFAGVNPSLEKRLLKHIHELREQGYTFLIVEHDIDLIMNNTSHVIVMHQGQVLTEGPPEQVKANEDVIEAYLGGTV; the protein is encoded by the coding sequence ATGAGTGATACAGAACAGGTAGCGCAGTCAGCGGCCAGTGGCCCAGACCTCACCGAATATCCCCTCGAAGTCGAAGGACTCTACAAGTCCTTCGGTGGGATTCAGGCAGTAGACGGTGCGACGTTCAAAGTCGAACGTGGCACCATGACCGGTCTCATCGGACCGAACGGGGCGGGGAAGTCCACCACGTTCAACCTCATCATGGGGACGCACAAGCCCGACGGGGGCACGGTGCAGTTCAATGGCCACGACATCACGGGCCACCCGGCCCACGAGATTGCGAACAGTGGTCTCGTGCGCACGTTCCAGATTGCGCGTGAACTCGCGGATATGACCGTTTTAGAGAACATGATGCTCGCCCCGAAACACCAGAAGGGTGAGGCGCTCTGGCGGTCGGTCGTCCCGTTCGCCCGCAACGACGTGGTCATGCAAGAACACGAACTGCTCGACCGCGCGTGGGGCATGCTCGAATTCTTCGAAATCGACCACCTCGCAGAGGAGTACGCGGGCAACCTCTCTGGGGGCCAACGCAAGCTGCTCGAATTGGCACGCGCGTTACTCACCGACCCCGACATGCTCCTGCTCGACGAGCCGTTCGCGGGCGTGAACCCGTCGCTCGAAAAACGGCTGTTGAAACACATCCACGAACTGCGCGAGCAAGGCTACACGTTCTTGATTGTCGAACACGACATCGACCTCATCATGAACAACACCTCGCACGTCATCGTGATGCACCAAGGACAGGTGCTTACCGAAGGCCCACCGGAGCAGGTCAAGGCAAACGAGGACGTCATCGAAGCCTACCTCGGAGGGACGGTATGA
- a CDS encoding branched-chain amino acid ABC transporter permease: MLENERSALAELWERDIVKVAAVLGAIYFAYIIAGLLLGFEVRGQINAIAQLTFYIGVFSLLALALNLHWGYTGLFNIGIAGFMAVGIYTMAMVSKPIAAEGGAASVGGLGLPIWVGILAGMAAAALLGFIVALPALKLRADYLAIVTIAFSEIVRFGYLSGTFQNITLFGYETGTGGGSGLILNFKDPLQALLETLFLWDAYLGVVSAFTVVVPENPKPVVDGLAYGVLLLVFVGLFYWLLQRTGESPFGRVLKAIREDEDAANALGKNTNRFKIKSFMLGCALMGLGGILWLMSTGAVTPNFFLPRITFYVWIALIIGGAGSNTGSVLGGAVFAAVLFQGPLYVKNLLDAALDIPSRGPPDFGQAIGPLFSSLDPMPFIVYTLNSINTLQLVFMGVVLIWLMHNRPEGMLGHRKEIAASIDLGRPETTKKPTATDGGETNE; encoded by the coding sequence ATGCTCGAAAACGAGCGCTCTGCACTTGCAGAGCTCTGGGAGCGCGACATCGTCAAAGTCGCCGCCGTGTTAGGTGCAATCTATTTCGCCTACATCATCGCCGGGCTGTTGCTCGGCTTCGAGGTCCGCGGACAGATTAACGCCATTGCACAGCTCACGTTCTACATCGGCGTCTTCTCGCTGTTGGCGCTCGCGCTCAACCTCCACTGGGGGTATACTGGCCTGTTCAACATCGGGATTGCCGGCTTCATGGCCGTCGGGATTTACACGATGGCGATGGTCTCGAAACCAATCGCCGCAGAGGGCGGTGCGGCCTCGGTGGGCGGCCTCGGGCTTCCCATCTGGGTTGGCATCCTCGCAGGGATGGCCGCAGCGGCGTTGCTCGGCTTCATCGTGGCGTTACCCGCGTTGAAGTTGCGCGCCGACTATCTCGCAATCGTGACGATTGCCTTCTCTGAAATCGTCAGATTCGGCTACCTCTCTGGAACCTTCCAGAACATCACGCTGTTTGGCTACGAAACCGGGACGGGCGGCGGTAGTGGACTCATCCTCAACTTCAAAGACCCACTCCAAGCCCTGCTCGAAACGCTGTTCCTCTGGGATGCGTATCTCGGCGTCGTGAGCGCGTTTACAGTTGTCGTGCCGGAGAATCCAAAGCCAGTGGTCGACGGCCTCGCCTACGGCGTGCTGTTGCTCGTCTTCGTCGGGCTGTTTTACTGGCTGCTCCAGCGCACCGGTGAATCGCCGTTCGGACGCGTCCTCAAGGCAATTCGTGAAGACGAAGACGCCGCGAACGCACTCGGGAAGAACACGAACCGGTTTAAAATCAAGTCCTTCATGCTCGGCTGTGCGCTGATGGGGCTTGGCGGCATCCTCTGGCTGATGAGTACGGGTGCAGTGACGCCCAACTTCTTCCTGCCACGCATCACGTTCTACGTGTGGATTGCCCTCATTATCGGTGGGGCTGGCTCTAACACCGGGAGCGTCCTCGGTGGTGCCGTGTTCGCCGCGGTGTTGTTCCAGGGGCCACTCTACGTGAAGAACCTGCTCGATGCCGCACTCGACATTCCATCGCGCGGGCCGCCCGACTTCGGGCAAGCGATTGGCCCGCTGTTTTCGAGCCTCGACCCGATGCCGTTCATCGTCTACACGCTGAACAGCATCAACACGCTGCAGCTCGTGTTCATGGGAGTCGTGCTCATCTGGCTGATGCACAACCGCCCAGAAGGCATGCTCGGCCACCGCAAGGAGATTGCGGCGAGCATCGACCTCGGGCGACCTGAGACGACCAAGAAGCCAACGGCAACCGACGGCGGTGAGACCAATGAGTGA
- a CDS encoding redoxin domain-containing protein, with protein MPQMGAQAPSFSLVGVEDEEQTRFSLTDYTADGSIILLLFYPFDFSPICTTELCSIRDAEWFSYTENLQVWAISTDSVYSHSQFSEEYDIGFPLLSDTDGSVASKYNVCYDEWEGHKNVPKRAVFLIDSAGTIQYSWATDDAYNQPELTAINEALLELVSFHETLTADDIP; from the coding sequence ATGCCACAAATGGGGGCACAGGCACCATCTTTCTCGCTGGTCGGTGTCGAGGATGAGGAACAAACGAGATTCAGCCTCACGGACTACACGGCTGATGGGTCGATAATCCTGCTGTTGTTTTACCCGTTCGACTTCAGCCCGATTTGTACGACTGAACTGTGTAGCATCCGCGACGCAGAGTGGTTTTCGTATACTGAAAACCTCCAAGTGTGGGCAATCTCGACTGACTCTGTCTACTCCCACTCGCAGTTCTCAGAAGAGTACGATATTGGCTTCCCGCTCCTCTCTGATACAGACGGTTCCGTCGCCTCGAAGTACAACGTCTGTTACGACGAGTGGGAAGGCCACAAAAATGTCCCCAAGCGTGCAGTGTTCCTCATCGATAGTGCCGGCACGATTCAGTACTCTTGGGCGACAGACGACGCCTACAACCAACCGGAACTGACTGCGATAAACGAGGCACTTCTCGAACTCGTTTCGTTTCACGAAACGCTCACCGCAGACGACATTCCGTAA
- a CDS encoding CBS domain-containing protein, translating into MEDTVTIRDVMTREFVGVSESDLAVNTAQLIRDEGQGCAVVLRGQEVVGLVTEGDMLGLFLNGKDPSSATVSDVMHPGIVTVSDDLPVEEAASMLTRGNAGRLIVLEGAEPIGIVTEGDLVTASVLGHLGSGDETDAEPNLSDADPLDTEYSNQSICEVCGSLTRDLANVNGQLVCPDCRDI; encoded by the coding sequence ATGGAAGATACCGTCACGATTCGCGATGTGATGACTCGTGAATTTGTCGGGGTGAGCGAGTCCGACTTGGCCGTCAACACGGCTCAGCTCATCCGCGACGAAGGACAGGGCTGTGCTGTGGTTCTCCGCGGCCAAGAGGTCGTTGGACTCGTCACCGAAGGCGATATGCTTGGTCTGTTTCTCAACGGCAAAGACCCGAGTTCGGCGACCGTCTCTGACGTGATGCACCCGGGTATCGTCACCGTCTCTGATGATTTGCCCGTAGAGGAAGCTGCGAGCATGCTCACGCGGGGGAACGCTGGCCGTCTCATCGTTCTCGAAGGGGCCGAACCTATCGGAATCGTTACCGAAGGTGACTTGGTTACCGCGTCGGTTCTTGGACACCTCGGTTCGGGTGACGAAACCGACGCAGAACCGAACCTCTCCGATGCGGACCCACTGGATACCGAGTATTCGAATCAGAGTATCTGTGAGGTCTGTGGGTCGCTAACCAGAGATTTGGCGAACGTAAACGGGCAGCTTGTTTGCCCCGATTGTCGTGACATTTGA
- a CDS encoding GTP cyclohydrolase III, which translates to MTNTQVTLIQIDNYGPWTVTPEPRREVDLQTLQSRLYADLSQLFGNRDGYIFFSRFDNMIAVTNGLSVEDHARIQESVRNRYPVTVSLSVATGQSPIQALEDATSQLQDAGSAQDKTRKEILRGRTIDEQFRTAEDVQLAHFDVNDATGQYTDQLNEFDTFINIEQGYAELMRYMREENGALSFFVGGDNIIAVCPDMDEAAYQDAIDHVRDAVNVELKVGVGRARSPQDAGMAAKHALETCRATGSAVEFDFENA; encoded by the coding sequence GTGACGAATACGCAGGTAACTCTGATTCAAATTGATAACTACGGGCCATGGACGGTCACGCCCGAACCACGCCGTGAAGTTGACCTCCAGACGCTCCAATCGCGGCTGTATGCAGACCTTTCTCAACTGTTTGGCAACCGCGATGGCTACATCTTCTTCAGCCGCTTTGACAACATGATAGCGGTGACCAACGGCCTCTCAGTCGAAGACCACGCACGGATTCAAGAGTCCGTCCGCAACCGCTATCCCGTGACCGTGAGCCTCAGCGTGGCGACCGGGCAATCACCGATTCAGGCGCTCGAAGACGCGACCAGCCAGCTTCAAGACGCGGGGAGCGCACAGGACAAAACACGGAAAGAGATTCTGCGCGGGCGAACCATCGACGAGCAGTTTCGCACCGCAGAAGACGTCCAACTCGCCCACTTCGACGTGAACGACGCGACGGGCCAGTACACAGACCAGTTGAACGAGTTTGACACGTTCATCAACATCGAACAGGGGTACGCCGAGTTGATGCGCTACATGCGCGAAGAAAACGGCGCGCTCTCGTTTTTCGTCGGCGGCGACAACATAATCGCCGTCTGTCCCGACATGGACGAGGCCGCGTATCAAGACGCCATCGACCACGTGCGCGACGCGGTGAACGTCGAACTCAAAGTCGGCGTCGGCAGAGCCCGGTCGCCACAGGATGCGGGCATGGCCGCAAAACACGCGCTCGAAACGTGCAGAGCCACCGGCTCTGCGGTCGAATTCGACTTCGAAAACGCGTAA
- a CDS encoding ABC transporter substrate-binding protein, which yields MAPNNERRRFLKGLGAAGIAGLAGCIGSPDGEETTTTSGGGGGTTTTSGGGGGGGDGSPDVITVIGYPESGIQLFRDYYNLSDGSEQILVPDGLRSNTLPDQVGNDMANVTGTAPAAGGPNQEAFDSLFQEEFGAAPSVFTSQSYDSVAVLILANAAAGANSGTDIRDQLRRIANPSGEEFGPENFVDAVEAAAAGDDINYQGASSAVNFDDKGDPASAAYDIWTFDRANQSSPAQETQNFESDNPDGSGPMADSAPGSDSREVKVGILLPETGDLAAVGQPMINAARLPALQVNDAGINITVDAQVQDTQTSPDSGVAAAQSLVNAGYPAVCGSASSGVNVPVSQQVFIPNKVVGCSPSSTALSVSNLNDDDYIFRTAPSDFLQGRVMAQVASERLGGSSAATLFVNNDYGQQLSDRFSEVFESEFGGTVTNKVAFNIGESSYTSVVEQALGQ from the coding sequence ATGGCACCAAATAACGAGCGCCGGAGATTCCTTAAGGGACTTGGCGCAGCAGGGATTGCTGGACTGGCCGGTTGTATCGGCAGTCCGGACGGAGAGGAGACGACGACTACGAGCGGCGGCGGTGGCGGTACCACCACGACCAGCGGCGGTGGCGGCGGTGGCGGGGACGGTTCCCCAGACGTCATCACCGTGATTGGCTACCCAGAGTCGGGTATCCAGCTGTTCCGTGACTACTACAATCTGAGCGACGGGAGCGAACAGATCCTGGTACCTGATGGCCTTCGATCGAACACCCTCCCAGACCAGGTCGGTAACGACATGGCGAACGTGACCGGGACGGCCCCCGCAGCAGGCGGGCCAAACCAGGAAGCGTTCGACTCGCTGTTCCAAGAGGAGTTCGGCGCAGCACCATCCGTGTTCACCTCCCAGTCGTACGACTCGGTGGCCGTTCTTATCCTCGCAAACGCCGCAGCAGGCGCGAACAGCGGGACGGACATCCGCGACCAGCTCCGTCGCATCGCAAACCCATCCGGCGAAGAGTTCGGTCCGGAGAACTTCGTCGATGCCGTCGAAGCCGCCGCAGCCGGTGACGACATCAATTATCAGGGTGCGTCCTCCGCGGTCAACTTCGACGACAAGGGTGACCCTGCATCCGCAGCCTACGACATCTGGACGTTCGACCGTGCGAACCAGAGTTCGCCCGCACAGGAGACCCAGAACTTCGAGAGCGACAACCCAGACGGCTCCGGCCCGATGGCCGACTCCGCACCCGGCAGCGACAGCCGCGAAGTAAAGGTCGGAATCCTCCTGCCGGAGACCGGTGACCTCGCCGCAGTTGGTCAGCCAATGATTAATGCTGCCCGCCTGCCCGCACTGCAGGTCAACGACGCTGGCATCAACATCACCGTCGATGCACAGGTCCAAGACACGCAGACGTCGCCTGACTCCGGTGTCGCAGCCGCACAGTCGCTCGTCAACGCAGGCTACCCCGCCGTGTGTGGGTCGGCTTCGTCGGGTGTCAACGTGCCTGTCTCCCAGCAGGTGTTCATCCCGAACAAGGTCGTTGGCTGTTCGCCATCCTCGACGGCATTGTCCGTCTCAAACTTGAATGACGACGACTACATCTTCCGCACGGCACCATCCGACTTCCTGCAGGGTCGCGTTATGGCGCAGGTCGCCTCAGAGCGCCTCGGTGGCTCGTCAGCCGCAACGCTGTTCGTCAACAACGACTACGGCCAGCAACTGTCCGACCGCTTCTCGGAAGTGTTCGAAAGTGAGTTTGGCGGCACCGTCACGAACAAGGTTGCGTTCAACATCGGCGAGTCCTCGTACACGTCGGTCGTCGAACAAGCCCTCGGCCAGTAA
- the udk gene encoding uridine kinase gives MIPSFVIGIAGGTGAGKTTVARELTEGAGDSVTRIPLDNYYKDLSHLDMDERAEVNYDHPNAFEWELVREHMGALMEGQHVEMPQYDFTIHNRREERITVQPTDVIVLEGIFSLYDEQLNDMMDLRVYVETDADVRILRRIRRDVIDRGRDLDGVIQQYLNTVKPMHEQFVEPTKKHADLIIPEGANRVAVNLLADKVHAEINGTATELREASSPGRPE, from the coding sequence ATGATTCCCTCGTTCGTCATCGGCATCGCAGGCGGCACCGGTGCCGGAAAGACGACTGTCGCCCGCGAGCTCACCGAAGGGGCGGGCGATTCGGTCACCCGCATCCCGCTCGACAACTACTACAAAGACCTCTCACACCTCGACATGGACGAACGCGCCGAGGTCAATTACGACCACCCAAACGCCTTCGAGTGGGAACTCGTCCGCGAGCACATGGGGGCGCTCATGGAGGGTCAACACGTCGAGATGCCCCAGTACGATTTTACGATTCACAACCGCCGTGAGGAACGCATCACCGTCCAGCCAACGGACGTCATCGTCTTAGAAGGCATCTTCTCGCTGTATGACGAGCAGTTAAACGACATGATGGACCTCCGCGTGTACGTCGAGACGGATGCAGACGTTCGCATCCTCCGGCGCATCCGCCGCGATGTCATCGACCGCGGGCGCGACTTAGACGGCGTCATCCAACAGTATTTGAACACGGTCAAACCAATGCACGAGCAGTTTGTCGAACCGACGAAAAAACACGCAGACCTCATCATTCCTGAGGGTGCAAACCGAGTGGCGGTGAACCTGCTCGCGGATAAGGTACACGCAGAGATCAACGGGACGGCGACGGAGTTGCGCGAGGCATCGAGCCCCGGTCGGCCAGAATAG
- a CDS encoding branched-chain amino acid ABC transporter permease — translation MQGLVIGLAGIGLSMTYSILNFANFAHGDYITSGAFAGWATTYLVAGLGRADVGSLLLVGASGSVFGGQLGIGITETPLAIILGMIVAGVAAVALSLFIDRFVYRPMRAEEGIALLITSIGVAFAIRYLILFVFGSDVRGTTDAGGVPEVAPYFVDGGVRISMHDITLVVASVGLMLGVHLLLQRSKLGKAMRAMADNKDLARITGIPTEEVIRATWIIGGALTGVSGYMFILWKGTISFNDGWLLLLLIFAAVILGGIGSVYGAIAGGLVIGLAASVSVIWIPSEFARASAFIVMILILLFKPSGLFSGRATA, via the coding sequence ATGCAGGGTCTCGTCATCGGGCTTGCCGGTATCGGCCTCTCGATGACGTATAGTATTTTGAACTTCGCAAACTTCGCACACGGCGACTACATCACGAGCGGGGCGTTCGCTGGCTGGGCGACGACGTATCTCGTCGCCGGGCTTGGCCGCGCTGACGTCGGCTCGCTGTTGCTCGTCGGTGCGAGTGGCTCTGTGTTCGGTGGTCAACTCGGTATTGGCATCACCGAAACGCCACTCGCCATCATCCTCGGAATGATTGTGGCGGGTGTGGCGGCAGTCGCGCTGTCGCTGTTTATCGACCGCTTCGTCTACCGGCCGATGCGGGCAGAAGAAGGCATTGCCCTGCTCATCACGAGCATCGGGGTCGCCTTCGCCATTCGCTACCTCATCCTGTTCGTCTTCGGCTCTGACGTGCGCGGAACGACAGACGCGGGCGGCGTCCCGGAGGTCGCCCCGTACTTCGTCGACGGCGGGGTCAGAATCAGCATGCACGACATCACGTTGGTCGTTGCGAGCGTCGGGTTGATGCTCGGCGTCCATCTCCTTCTCCAGCGCTCGAAGCTCGGGAAGGCGATGCGTGCGATGGCTGACAATAAAGACCTCGCGCGGATTACTGGTATTCCAACCGAAGAAGTCATTCGGGCAACCTGGATTATCGGTGGCGCACTCACCGGCGTGTCTGGCTACATGTTCATCCTCTGGAAGGGAACGATTAGCTTCAACGACGGCTGGTTGCTCCTCTTGCTTATCTTCGCCGCGGTCATCCTCGGCGGGATTGGCTCGGTGTACGGTGCAATTGCCGGTGGCCTCGTGATTGGCCTCGCGGCCTCCGTGTCCGTCATCTGGATTCCCTCGGAGTTCGCCCGGGCATCCGCGTTCATCGTGATGATTCTTATCTTGCTGTTCAAGCCAAGTGGGCTGTTCAGCGGGAGGGCAACCGCATGA
- a CDS encoding DUF5785 family protein has translation MDWPHDPDGEEGSEGMRKYGHAILAKKINEDEDFPLAKADYVAQYGDHPIRINYQRVVSVADIFEHVPEENFADFVEFHKAVGRGMRRGGFWDYDTNVENPDKQKA, from the coding sequence ATGGACTGGCCCCACGACCCAGACGGTGAGGAAGGCAGCGAGGGCATGCGTAAATACGGCCACGCAATCCTTGCCAAGAAAATCAACGAAGACGAAGACTTCCCGCTCGCCAAAGCTGACTACGTAGCGCAGTACGGCGACCACCCAATCCGCATCAACTACCAGCGCGTCGTAAGCGTCGCGGACATCTTCGAACACGTCCCCGAGGAGAACTTCGCTGACTTCGTCGAGTTCCACAAAGCCGTCGGACGCGGCATGCGTCGCGGTGGCTTCTGGGACTACGATACGAACGTCGAAAACCCCGACAAGCAAAAGGCGTAA
- a CDS encoding phosphoglycerate kinase, with protein sequence MIPTLDDLSVDGTTIGVRVDVNSPLADDGSLADDARILAHVDTLSELLSRGGRVAILAHQGRPGGSSFSGLSPHADRLDELLDFPVSYCDGNFSKEARDAIGALENGEAVLLENTRFYSEEYMEFDPEAAGQTALVDRLVPVLDAYVNDAFAAAHRSQPSLVGFPTRLPAYAGRVMEREIDVLGDIESAPTPRVYAVGGAKVNDSIDVAESVLERGLADTVLTTGVVGNVFLIAKGVELGKASSEFILDEGYWDEVDRAGRLLDAYGDKIILPRDVAVERDGERAEIPIADLPAAPDEPALDIGSRTVDLYGDIMANAGTVILNGPAGVFEMEQFAVGTKGLYNAATKAKNSIVGGGDTAAALRRLGIEGFTHVSTGGGAALKMLTGESLPAIEVLRT encoded by the coding sequence ATGATTCCGACCCTCGACGACCTCTCCGTGGACGGAACCACGATTGGGGTGCGCGTCGACGTCAACAGCCCACTTGCCGACGATGGCTCGCTCGCAGACGATGCACGCATCCTCGCGCACGTAGACACACTCTCAGAACTCCTCTCTCGGGGCGGGCGTGTCGCCATCCTCGCCCACCAGGGTCGGCCGGGTGGCTCTTCCTTTTCCGGGCTCTCTCCCCACGCCGACCGTCTCGACGAACTTCTTGATTTTCCCGTCTCGTACTGCGATGGTAACTTCTCGAAAGAAGCGCGCGATGCCATCGGCGCGCTCGAAAACGGCGAAGCTGTCCTCTTAGAGAACACCCGTTTTTACAGCGAGGAGTACATGGAGTTCGACCCCGAGGCCGCCGGGCAGACCGCACTCGTCGACCGTCTCGTTCCCGTCCTCGACGCCTACGTGAATGACGCGTTCGCCGCCGCCCACCGCTCACAGCCCTCGCTCGTTGGCTTCCCAACCCGTCTTCCCGCCTACGCCGGACGGGTCATGGAGCGGGAAATCGACGTACTCGGCGACATCGAGAGCGCACCCACACCGCGGGTCTACGCCGTTGGCGGCGCGAAGGTAAACGACTCCATCGACGTCGCAGAAAGCGTCTTAGAACGCGGGCTCGCGGACACCGTGCTCACGACGGGGGTCGTCGGAAACGTGTTTCTCATCGCAAAGGGCGTCGAACTCGGCAAGGCAAGCTCCGAGTTCATCTTAGATGAGGGCTACTGGGACGAAGTCGACCGCGCGGGTCGCCTGCTCGACGCCTACGGCGACAAAATCATCCTCCCCCGAGACGTAGCCGTCGAGCGAGACGGCGAGCGCGCAGAGATTCCGATTGCAGACCTTCCGGCCGCCCCCGACGAACCAGCCCTCGACATCGGCTCGCGGACGGTCGACCTCTACGGCGACATTATGGCGAACGCGGGCACCGTGATTCTGAACGGCCCGGCGGGCGTCTTCGAGATGGAACAGTTCGCGGTCGGCACGAAAGGGCTCTACAACGCGGCGACGAAAGCCAAAAACAGCATCGTCGGCGGTGGCGACACCGCCGCGGCGCTCAGACGTCTCGGCATCGAGGGCTTTACCCACGTCAGCACGGGCGGCGGCGCGGCGCTCAAGATGCTCACCGGCGAGTCACTCCCCGCCATCGAGGTTCTGCGCACCTGA
- a CDS encoding ABC transporter ATP-binding protein: protein MSLLEVRNLDAGYGEDLQILTDVDMDVGESEYVTIVGPNGAGKSTMMKSVFGLTTHMGGTVEFNGEEISGLNPEDIIHKGIGYVPQNDNIFPTLTVQENLEMGAYILDELPQDALNAVYERFPILRERKDQKAGTMSGGQRQMLAMGRALMLEPELLLLDEPSAGLAPDLVMEMFDKIDEINEAGTAIMMVEQNAKEALRRCDRGYVLANGKNRFMDTGEALLGDEEVRQEFLGG, encoded by the coding sequence ATGAGCCTGCTCGAAGTCCGTAACTTAGACGCTGGCTACGGTGAGGACTTACAGATTCTCACCGACGTGGACATGGACGTTGGCGAGAGCGAGTACGTGACGATTGTCGGGCCGAACGGCGCGGGCAAATCGACCATGATGAAGTCCGTCTTCGGACTGACCACGCACATGGGCGGCACCGTGGAGTTCAACGGCGAGGAAATCTCCGGGCTGAACCCCGAGGATATCATCCACAAGGGAATCGGCTACGTCCCCCAGAACGACAACATCTTCCCGACGCTCACGGTTCAAGAGAATCTGGAGATGGGCGCGTACATTCTCGATGAACTGCCACAAGACGCGCTTAACGCGGTCTACGAGCGCTTCCCCATCCTCAGAGAGCGCAAAGACCAAAAGGCCGGGACGATGTCTGGCGGCCAGCGCCAGATGCTCGCGATGGGTCGGGCGCTCATGCTCGAACCCGAACTCCTCCTCCTCGACGAGCCATCCGCCGGGCTTGCGCCCGACCTCGTGATGGAGATGTTCGACAAAATCGACGAAATCAACGAGGCGGGCACGGCCATCATGATGGTCGAGCAGAACGCGAAAGAGGCGCTGCGCCGGTGTGACCGCGGCTACGTCCTCGCAAACGGCAAAAACCGCTTCATGGACACTGGTGAGGCGCTCCTCGGCGACGAGGAAGTGCGCCAAGAGTTCCTCGGCGGGTAA